A region from the Salidesulfovibrio onnuriiensis genome encodes:
- a CDS encoding YicC/YloC family endoribonuclease has translation MPVSMTGYGRFETNEDSWAHVWEIRSVNGRFLDVKWRLPYTVRSLENGWEKVVRKYASRGRVDVSLNLEMLSAEELGVAFNEPLAKSMIGQMEALAGQYGATFVPDFNKILGMSSLWKDTNSEPEPGLAKSLTAGLEGALRNWKESRKVEGEAMTRDLLERVTVLRGLSERIAVRIPEVLEIRRQALRDRIREIMEAVGAEYNEDRMLQEIAILTDKLDVSEELTRLATHLDRLEEVLGKDKDAGKKLDFLLQETFREINTCGNKAQDTEVSGLVVDFKAELEKCREQVQNIE, from the coding sequence ATGCCAGTAAGTATGACCGGTTACGGTCGATTTGAAACCAATGAGGACAGCTGGGCCCATGTCTGGGAAATCCGCAGCGTCAACGGCCGGTTCCTGGATGTGAAATGGCGGCTGCCCTACACGGTCCGTTCCCTGGAGAACGGCTGGGAAAAGGTGGTGCGCAAGTACGCCTCACGAGGCCGGGTGGATGTTTCCCTGAACCTGGAAATGCTCAGCGCCGAGGAACTGGGAGTGGCCTTCAACGAGCCGCTGGCCAAGTCCATGATCGGGCAGATGGAAGCCCTGGCCGGACAGTACGGCGCGACCTTTGTTCCGGATTTCAACAAGATCCTGGGCATGTCTTCCCTGTGGAAGGACACCAACAGCGAACCCGAGCCGGGGTTGGCCAAGAGCCTGACCGCCGGCCTGGAAGGCGCTCTCCGCAACTGGAAGGAATCCCGCAAGGTCGAGGGCGAGGCCATGACCCGGGACCTGCTGGAGCGGGTTACGGTGCTGCGCGGCCTGTCCGAACGCATTGCCGTCAGGATTCCGGAAGTGCTGGAAATCAGGCGTCAGGCCCTGCGCGACCGCATCCGTGAGATCATGGAAGCCGTGGGCGCGGAATACAATGAAGACCGCATGCTCCAGGAAATTGCCATTCTTACGGACAAGCTCGACGTGTCCGAGGAACTGACCCGTCTGGCCACCCACCTGGACCGGCTGGAAGAGGTGCTCGGCAAGGACAAGGACGCGGGCAAGAAGCTCGACTTCCTGTTGCAGGAGACCTTCCGCGAGATCAATACCTGCGGCAACAAGGCCCAGGATACCGAGGTCAGCGGACTGGTGGTGGATTTCAAGGCGGAACTGGAAAAATGCCGCGAACAGGTGCAGAATATAGAGTAG
- a CDS encoding DUF370 domain-containing protein, whose product MQKQGLLNIGFGNFVVSGRVVTIVNPTSAPMRRLREDARQEGRLIDATQGRKTRAIIVTDSNHVILSAIQAETIGQRFSSDEVD is encoded by the coding sequence ATGCAGAAACAAGGACTTCTGAATATCGGTTTCGGCAATTTCGTGGTCAGCGGCCGGGTCGTGACCATCGTCAACCCCACCTCGGCCCCCATGCGCAGGCTCCGCGAGGACGCGCGCCAGGAAGGGCGGCTCATCGACGCCACCCAGGGCCGCAAGACCAGGGCCATCATCGTCACGGACTCCAACCACGTCATCCTGTCGGCCATCCAGGCGGAAACCATCGGTCAACGTTTCAGCTCGGATGAGGTCGACTAA
- the gmk gene encoding guanylate kinase encodes MGDDRKYPRHGLIMVVCAPSGTGKSTLISRLREEIANFGFSISYTTRAPRGQERDGREYHFVSRDKFIAMRSRGEFAEWAEVHGNFYGTAIQPIHDMLAEGKDILFDIDVQGALQLRKAFPTGIFVYLLPPSKAELERRLRGRGTDSEESIVRRMENALGELKQAGEFDYWVVNDDLDQAFEDLKAVYHAGCNTPGLRPEMVENMINSWRDNG; translated from the coding sequence ATGGGGGATGACAGGAAATATCCCCGACACGGGCTGATCATGGTGGTCTGCGCCCCCAGTGGCACCGGAAAATCCACCCTGATCAGCCGACTTCGCGAGGAGATTGCCAACTTCGGTTTTTCCATTTCCTACACCACCCGCGCCCCCCGCGGGCAGGAGCGGGACGGCCGCGAATACCACTTCGTGAGCCGCGACAAGTTCATCGCCATGCGCTCGCGCGGTGAATTCGCGGAATGGGCCGAGGTCCACGGCAATTTCTACGGCACGGCCATCCAGCCCATCCACGACATGCTGGCCGAGGGCAAGGATATTCTCTTCGACATCGACGTGCAGGGCGCCCTGCAGCTGCGCAAGGCCTTTCCCACGGGGATTTTCGTGTACCTGCTGCCGCCCTCCAAGGCCGAGCTGGAACGCCGCCTGCGCGGCCGGGGCACGGACTCCGAGGAATCCATCGTGCGCCGCATGGAGAACGCCCTGGGCGAACTCAAGCAGGCCGGGGAATTCGACTACTGGGTGGTCAACGACGACCTGGACCAGGCCTTCGAGGACCTCAAGGCCGTGTATCACGCCGGCTGCAACACCCCGGGCCTGCGTCCGGAAATGGTGGAAAACATGATCAATTCCTGGAGGGACAATGGCTGA
- the pyrF gene encoding orotidine-5'-phosphate decarboxylase, with protein MAELVIALDYPDAAGAMTMARNLVGAVPWVKVGLELFTAEGPRMVTDLKELGFKVFLDLKFHDIPNTVKGAVRSATRLGADMVNIHAIGGRRMAEGALEGRDLGLVPGQEAPILLAVTVLTSVGKGDIPLENAPEPGDLALDLAVKAKQYGLSGVVCSALEAERIKGRCGGGFYCLTPGIRPADKGAVVGGDDQRRVVTPSQAVRFGSDFLVVGRPVTGADDPKRAAESIAREMLQA; from the coding sequence ATGGCTGAGCTGGTCATAGCCCTCGATTATCCCGATGCGGCAGGGGCCATGACCATGGCCCGGAACCTGGTGGGCGCTGTTCCCTGGGTCAAGGTGGGCCTGGAACTGTTCACGGCCGAAGGCCCGCGCATGGTCACGGACCTCAAGGAGCTTGGTTTCAAGGTCTTTCTCGATCTCAAGTTCCACGACATTCCCAACACGGTGAAAGGCGCGGTCCGCTCCGCAACCCGCCTGGGCGCCGATATGGTCAACATCCACGCCATTGGCGGCCGTCGCATGGCCGAAGGGGCGCTGGAGGGCCGCGACCTGGGTCTGGTTCCCGGACAAGAGGCTCCCATCCTGTTGGCCGTGACCGTGTTAACCAGCGTGGGCAAGGGGGACATCCCCCTGGAAAACGCTCCGGAACCTGGAGATTTGGCCCTTGACCTGGCTGTGAAAGCCAAGCAGTATGGCCTAAGTGGAGTGGTTTGTTCGGCTCTTGAGGCCGAACGGATCAAAGGGCGTTGCGGCGGTGGTTTTTACTGCCTGACCCCCGGCATCAGGCCCGCGGACAAGGGCGCGGTTGTCGGAGGCGACGACCAGAGACGCGTGGTGACGCCGTCCCAGGCCGTCCGCTTCGGCTCGGACTTCCTTGTTGTGGGCAGGCCGGTCACCGGCGCGGACGACCCGAAACGGGCCGCCGAGTCGATAGCCCGGGAAATGCTTCAAGCCTAG
- a CDS encoding tetratricopeptide repeat protein: protein MTDHDPMQGDAKKIAGLGQEKIKGVFSTQSVVKVGTGTTQRKTIQKTFWHCEERDDGNVEVQPLNVNYIPSGPKREVTREDFLAKFNPEPEFYVSTVFPKMQELNETIVRGEKHRARGAAYSAEFEFKQATAIDEDNVRANFGLGLTYLDRGEQTKANDIFKRLVNLEAAFEEEHKHLFNDFGINLRKNSMYDQALEYYLRAEGLVEDDENLFHNIARVYFEKGDLDSCITYLKKSLELNPHMEESVMFMTYLKKNNMLPGGGGAKASKPEKQSRKVEKDEDINLEF from the coding sequence ATGACGGATCATGACCCGATGCAGGGCGATGCCAAAAAGATCGCGGGGCTTGGCCAGGAAAAGATCAAAGGGGTTTTTTCCACCCAGTCCGTGGTCAAGGTGGGCACCGGGACAACCCAGCGCAAGACCATCCAGAAGACCTTCTGGCACTGCGAGGAAAGGGATGACGGCAACGTGGAGGTGCAGCCTCTGAACGTCAACTACATCCCCTCCGGCCCCAAGCGCGAAGTGACGCGCGAGGATTTTCTGGCCAAGTTCAATCCGGAACCCGAGTTCTACGTCAGCACCGTGTTTCCCAAGATGCAGGAGCTCAATGAGACCATCGTGCGCGGGGAAAAGCACCGTGCGCGCGGCGCGGCCTATAGCGCCGAGTTCGAGTTCAAGCAGGCCACGGCCATTGACGAGGACAACGTGCGCGCCAACTTCGGCCTGGGCCTGACCTATCTGGACCGGGGCGAGCAGACCAAGGCCAACGACATCTTCAAGCGGCTGGTGAACCTGGAGGCCGCCTTCGAGGAGGAGCACAAGCACCTCTTCAACGACTTCGGCATCAACCTGCGCAAGAACAGCATGTACGATCAGGCCCTGGAATACTACCTGCGCGCCGAAGGGCTGGTGGAGGACGACGAGAATCTCTTTCACAACATTGCCCGCGTCTATTTCGAGAAAGGTGATCTGGACAGTTGCATCACCTACCTCAAGAAGAGCCTGGAACTGAATCCGCACATGGAAGAAAGCGTCATGTTCATGACCTACCTCAAGAAGAACAACATGTTGCCCGGTGGCGGCGGGGCCAAGGCCTCCAAGCCGGAAAAACAGTCGCGGAAAGTCGAAAAGGACGAGGACATCAATCTGGAATTCTAG
- a CDS encoding HDOD domain-containing protein, with protein MYQERVQDFLQELPKLREDLPFSPGLLKKLFEQTGSDSVSSLEDIAKTMSQDQGLTTRVLSLANSAYYGLQAEVASVGRAAAVLGLAEIRNIVLSLGINRLTEKFKLPEHFELAEYWRHQFLVAIVAQALSREVGEGNPGTLFTAGLLHDIGKLIVALKRPEDWEGIYAIREENECTDSEAEDEYWGLDHAVVGSLLLKYWDLPPDLVEPVNWHHSPALAPEQQSAASIICLADALVHCLDKKEECLGEVSDMCGEFEVDVQDIMDMAEELMESDAVDHFLTMVCS; from the coding sequence ATGTATCAGGAGCGCGTTCAGGATTTTCTTCAAGAGTTGCCCAAGCTGCGCGAGGATCTGCCGTTTTCGCCCGGCCTGCTCAAGAAGCTTTTCGAGCAGACCGGCAGCGATTCCGTGTCCTCGCTGGAAGATATCGCCAAGACCATGAGCCAGGACCAGGGCCTGACCACCCGTGTCCTGAGCCTCGCCAACTCGGCCTATTACGGGCTCCAGGCCGAGGTCGCCTCGGTGGGCCGCGCCGCAGCCGTGCTGGGGCTGGCGGAAATCCGCAACATCGTCCTTTCTCTCGGCATCAACCGGCTCACGGAAAAATTCAAGCTGCCCGAGCATTTCGAGCTGGCCGAATACTGGAGGCACCAGTTCCTGGTGGCCATCGTCGCCCAGGCCCTCAGCCGCGAAGTGGGCGAGGGCAACCCCGGAACCCTGTTCACCGCAGGGCTGCTGCATGACATCGGCAAGCTCATCGTGGCCCTCAAGCGTCCCGAGGACTGGGAAGGCATATACGCCATCCGCGAGGAAAACGAGTGCACGGACAGCGAGGCCGAGGACGAGTACTGGGGGCTGGACCACGCCGTGGTCGGATCCCTGCTGCTCAAGTACTGGGACCTGCCGCCCGATCTGGTGGAGCCGGTCAACTGGCACCATTCCCCGGCCCTGGCCCCGGAGCAGCAGAGCGCTGCCTCCATCATCTGCCTTGCCGACGCCCTGGTGCATTGCCTGGACAAGAAAGAGGAGTGTCTCGGCGAAGTCTCGGACATGTGCGGCGAGTTCGAGGTGGACGTGCAGGACATCATGGACATGGCCGAGGAGCTGATGGAGTCCGACGCCGTGGACCACTTCCTGACCATGGTTTGTTCCTAG